The Astatotilapia calliptera chromosome 8, fAstCal1.2, whole genome shotgun sequence nucleotide sequence CATCTATGTCTCCAAGTACGTACACCTgctagagaaagaaagaaagaagcatgTTCATAAAATTTAAATGGAATTAAAAAGGGAAGAAGGAAGTTTGAAACATGCCTGAATGCCCAACTTTTGACATGCACTCCTCTCATAGCgtaatttttttgtatgtttttctttctgtttatttagtcaATAAAAAAATCTCTGCCACTAATATATCGCTGCAATAAACAATAAGTTTTTATTGTTGACTCATCTGAGGATCATTTTCTTCTAAAATGTACAAGTAATGACGTAGAACTACTCAGAATGTTTCAGAGTCTTGCTTTTTGTTAAACCAACAGCTCCAaatccaaacagcagctgatacGCATTTGGTATTTGAGCTTCAAAATACTGACACAGTTCATCATTTAAGCCCTTGCTTGTCTCATTGTCCCAGATTGGATCCTGGTGGTCTGGCTGAGCAAAACGGAATTAAGATGGGGGACCAGATTCTGGCTGCCAATGGAGTGAGCTTTGAGGACATCAGCCACAGCAGTGCTGTTGAGGTCCTGAAGAGTCACACACATGTTATGCTGACCATCAAGGTGAGGGTGGTGATGTATGACATAAATTGCAGAATACATTGCTTGTTAAATGCAAAGAATGTCATAGCCTCTAGAAAATGTTTCGGTTTTTAATCTGGTACACAAACAGTTAATAtaattctaaaaatatataattagatTAACTACATAATTATAGTTAATATAATTATATAGTTCtaattttatataattataaaaTTATACTAACTGTCACACCAAAGCCAGTGATTCTAAGTCTTAAATTGACACTGATAACCCAGGGTGAACCCTGAAGTTACCAGGATAAGATGAAAATCTTGCTTCATAGTGGCTTAATTTGGGAAACTGAGGCTTCAGAAAGTTGCTGACCTGAAAAGAGGTGCCTACAGCACAGTGTATTGCTTTGAGCCCAGGCTTAAAGTAGCTATAAAGTTATGTTATGGTCTGTTTGAGATATATACTTTTGATtcaaagatgtcaataaacCATATGCCTAGCTGTATCCACAGCCCTGACATTGTGTTAGTAGAAGTAAAGCTGTCTCAGTTGGATGTTTGCTGCTAAATAAAATCTTAACAACTTAAAGATGCCTCGTTGTGTTCTGCAGTCGGTCTTTTTTATGGGAAGCATGCCAGCCCTTTCATTAAAGCCTCTTTCAGATGATCCGACATGTATCACCTTTCTAACCTCTTACCTGACTTTCATCTTGAAttctctcacaaacacaaactactcCAGTCGCATGGCTACGTGGTCGATATAGCAGCAGTTAGTGTGGCAGAGCCGACAGCTGGCATGCAGTCATAATATTCCTCACTCACTTAACTTGTCGGAGCTTGGGTTTCGCACTGTGAAAAATAGCCAGGCCATGTGCATTATTCACCAGGCAGCTGGGATCAGGTGCTGATCAAAGCATAGAGCCGGTgtattgtgcaacttttttgtttgggagatcttttactttggtAACTGAAACAGATCCTACAGTTAGAAACCATCCCAACTATCAAAGATTACTAGAAAGTCTGGAAAGGAAACGTGTTCGTCATGTAGGTTTTTGGGCGTGTGGTTCTCCGGTTACACTTTGTCAAATATAGTGATCCCATAAAAGTTTAACTGTTTCTACTGTATCTATTTGCATATCTGTGACCCTATCTTCACAGGAAGCAGGACAGTACCCTGCTTATAAGGAGATGGTGGCAGAATACAGATGGCTTAataaatgtatgtatgtttttttttcttctaaagtTTTCTTCTGTTCTGTTTATATCAGAGTGAATTTAtccttttaaatcttttaatctTTCTTTATTAGTGGCCAATGGTACTCAGAAGTCTTCCTCCCAGGGCTCAGAATCCTCTTCAGCCTCTTCTCTGTCATCTGGGACTCCGGTGAGCTCTCTGAGCGGCCTGTCGCAGGTCATGTTCCCGCCTAGCCTGCCATTTGGTTCTGACATGGTGGACGTGTGCATCTCCACCGAGGACCAGAGGTCTGTGTCTGGTTTGTTTCCCCTTTAGAAGCACTCAAGCTAAAGTTCTTCTGCAGACCACACCACATGTGATGCTGATAGTTCTTATGTTCAGGTCTGAGTCAGAGCAGACAGAGACTGCCATTCAGACAGATCTACCTCTGAGATCTGGGACAGACACCACTCGCAGCCTGGGACGGACCACTCTGCTCAAAGACACGGTGATTCGTGGAGAGGAGAGCAAAGGGAAGAAATTGTCTCCCAAAACAGCCGTGCTGCTGGCTCTTAGCAGGCCAAGCCGACCCATCACCAGGTCACAGAGCCAAGTGACTGTGTCAGGTGAAAGTGAAGCAGAGTGAAATATATCAAAATGAAATGGTTAAACGGTACAGTAAATAACCTTCTGTTACTACCCCACCATAGagataaagcagaaaaaagagaagaagcagaAAGGAAAGGACCCCGAGGAGAAGAGCACCCTGCAGCGCTCGAAGACCTTCGTTAACTTGCTTTTCAAGGGTGGACGGAAGAGAGACACTTCAAGGGGGCGTTCAAAGTCCCCATCCAAAGACAAGGCTGGGAAAGGTAACTGCCTTGCTTTTCATTGCTACAGTGACATTCACATTATATCAAACTGAAAATGAGATGTGCGGCCAGCGAAGATGCTGAAATATCTTCTGCAATTAAAACAGCAAACGAGAAATAACATGAAGCAAATAGACAGCAGATACCTGTCAATGCTGAAAATGTCTTCATATCGCATGTGATTTGAGTCCATAGATTcaaattttttgtttgtgatgtttcctttataTCACGATATCTTccaatttttcttattttattttaagtttatttttgaaGAAATTATGTGAAATATGTTCCAATTTGTCACAGAAAGAATCGTTTTTTCCTAGATCACTTTGTTGGATCAAGCACCACCTCTAGTATAATTTCCACACACACCTCACTTTATTCTTTTTGAGTAATCCTGCTAGCAaacagacaaactgaaacaatcACTGGGCAgtggaaaaaacaggaacttttcagGCAtctaattgtttatttattagctaattactttggtgtatgGTGAATTGTCAtgggggaggtctttatcagcaagaaaagcaagaaaacttatgaaaatacagttaagaaGTACTAAGTTTAATCCCCTCTTTACGTTTCCCGGTACCATCCAGTGGGCCGGATTGAAGTCTTTGGTGGTTGCCTGATTTAGACACACATACTCAATATTGATTCCACTCTGCAATGTTTTTAGATGGAGGACGGGCTGGTGAGATGCCAAATTCAGAGATGCTTGGAGTGGTGGAGGACATGGCCCGCAGGCTGCTGACTGAGGAGGAAGTGGCTGCTGTAATGAAGACGTGCAGAAGGGTAGGACGCTGAGTTAAAATCTGTAGGCAtactgagtgtttgtgtgttgaccTCTGTAGTGTCCTCATCCAAGGGAGTAATAAATGCCTTTTTGTCAGATGCCGCTAAAAATGTGTAACAatgttttaacaaaaaacaaaacaaaacccaggattcattaatattttcttagctgaatttgtttgttttctccaacTAAATTTCAAACTACCTTAGATCATGAGTGCACATATGATGAAAGTCAGGCTGTGTTTTACTGCCATCCATTCCACAGAAACACTTAGGAAAACTGGATCTTCTTCACAGTCCTCCTCAGACATGATAGTTTCAGTTAATTTTTCCATATTTACTGTGTTTCTGATTCACTGACATACGCATGTTGGTAAGAACAAAATAGGCTGGTGTGCAGGTGTCTTTAATCCAGTGGTAAATTTGTATGTACaattactttgtgtttgtgatatTGGAACATTTctacacagtgattagtaagTGAAGCCAAGGTGCATTTATGCTTTGATTGATGAGAGGTAACAGTCCTGTTTTAGAGACTTGCGATGTGTTAGCGTAGCTGTAGCAGTAGTCTTAGGTTTAGCAGGcaggagaaaagaacattttattgtttaGGGATTTTTCATTGGCATGAAAACAGGCCAGTTTGCAACATTAACCATGCATGGTGTAAAATCACAGGATAACTGTGAAGTACTGTCTCACTGATGTCATAAGTTGGTGTGTCAGGGCAAAGATGCTAAAGGACACCTTCCCAAGCCAGCAGCTTTGACGCCCTGGGTGTGAGAATGGCCCATTTGGACAGTTTGTTTCAGTGTCCACTTGTAAATGTAAGGAAGTAATAAAAGCTGCTAAATGCTTACTAAATGTATTTACTCTCTCAGTACGTAGCAGATTGTTCAGTGGAAAATCTGATACGTCAACTGCTGGTTGTGCTGGACCGACCtgaaaagctgctgctgcttagaGAAGTGAGGTAAGGACAGGGAAACAATGGCGTTGGAAATGTTTCCAGAGAGGCTGAAGGATTTTTCAGGATAACCATCTCAAACTGAAATCCAAATGTTGCTCATTGAGGAGCTGAAGACTAATTAAAGATGTAAGAACAATGACTCAGCGTATTTTTTGTTCATCCACGTGTCTCAGAATGCTGCTTCCTCCTTCTGATCTGAGTGTATTCAATAACATGGTGACTGCCATTGAAGCCGAGGCCTACGATATCCTCAAGTATCGCTCAGGTGTGTATGAGAATTATCTGATCATGATATTCGAGCACCATCAGAGTCAGAGTTGTTTTCTGATATTACAAACCGTATCTTTTCAGTTAGCCCAAAAATTAGCATTAACTTAACACAGTTTAGTAGGACCTCAGTAGGCCCAGAAATTCTCTGTCCTGTAAAATATGATTATTTTACTCTTTGTCTTATCACCATTTACCACCTTTCTGTAAAGTTGCATTTGTCTTATCTTTCCATTGTAGTCCGGACTCCTCCTCTTCGCTCTCCCATTTCTGGTCGAACACCAAAACGGCGCCTCATCACTCCCATCCCAGGTCAGCACCTCCACTGCTAGACCTTTTCTCGGTCTAGCTTTTCTAAGgatgaaattctttttttttctttaagcatATTGGTGAGACATAAATCCACTCAAGGAGGGATGAAAGGACCAATGAAGTAAAACTATGTTGATGAATGTGATTTTTATATTggaaaagtaaaacagtgtTTATTGGCACTATTGTTTAAcctcttttattgttatttatgtttGATTGAAAAGGTTTGAGATCTTTGGGGGGGTTAAATGGGCTTCCATACTTTCCATTCAACtgtgaaacattttcaaacctCAGCCTGAAGTGAAAGTGTATTGAACTTGAAAATAGTTCCTGTAACAACATTTGTTCTCCTTCTAGATTACCGGGGAGGCTTTGAGCTCCACAGTGCTgaggaggtggagaaggaggGCCACctgctggaggagctggagaagCTCAGCTTGACTGGGCCCCGTGTGTCCAAAGACAGGCTCCACACCTCCAGGTCCTTCACACCTCTGCTGGACATACCGGTGGATGGATACAACACAGAGTCCAGAGACCTCGGACCTCCAGCTGCCAGTCCAGTGCTCCCCAACTGGCTGCTGGCCCGCAGCACCGACTCCAGGCCGCCTCTCCAGACAGAGATCGGCACGATTCGCTCCGTCCATTTTGATGAGGTGTCGCTGCACTCTACTTCAGATAAGGGAGATACGAACTTAGAACAGGGACGGCCGCCGTTAAGAAACAGTCGCTCTAAaggcaaaaaggagaaaagtggGGACAGGAGTAAAGAAGCCGTGTTTACGCTGCAGAGCGCTGCTCGCAGGAGTCGGCCTTTATTGTCGCAGGTGTTTGGTTCAAATCAGAAACTGGGGAGTGAACAGGTGAACGGTCATC carries:
- the LOC113028146 gene encoding PDZ domain-containing protein 7, translated to MAQSSDPSRREKTPGTQGSHTATRNLLRKKEQRRRGIRSSSPMGRVILINSPVDGGDDSEDLHTITVDKCVDGKLGFSVRGGSEHGLSIFVSKVEDNSAAEAAGLLVGDKLVEVNGISLESITMSSAVKVLTGNNRLRMVVRRVGKVPGIRYSKEKTTWVDLIHRRMVVEESGRTPSEASSGSALQRIVHLYTTSDDYCLGFNIRGGQEFGLGIYVSKLDPGGLAEQNGIKMGDQILAANGVSFEDISHSSAVEVLKSHTHVMLTIKEAGQYPAYKEMVAEYRWLNKLANGTQKSSSQGSESSSASSLSSGTPVSSLSGLSQVMFPPSLPFGSDMVDVCISTEDQRSESEQTETAIQTDLPLRSGTDTTRSLGRTTLLKDTVIRGEESKGKKLSPKTAVLLALSRPSRPITRSQSQVTVSEIKQKKEKKQKGKDPEEKSTLQRSKTFVNLLFKGGRKRDTSRGRSKSPSKDKAGKDGGRAGEMPNSEMLGVVEDMARRLLTEEEVAAVMKTCRRYVADCSVENLIRQLLVVLDRPEKLLLLREVRMLLPPSDLSVFNNMVTAIEAEAYDILKYRSVRTPPLRSPISGRTPKRRLITPIPDYRGGFELHSAEEVEKEGHLLEELEKLSLTGPRVSKDRLHTSRSFTPLLDIPVDGYNTESRDLGPPAASPVLPNWLLARSTDSRPPLQTEIGTIRSVHFDEVSLHSTSDKGDTNLEQGRPPLRNSRSKGKKEKSGDRSKEAVFTLQSAARRSRPLLSQVFGSNQKLGSEQVNGHQASSEDRINGSDSKQEYELRTVSISKTKQSLGISISGGMESKVQPVVKIEKIFPGGAASTCEVLKAGFELVSVDAVSLQGVTHQHAVDIIRKAFSNKAKDPMEFVVKVPKDL